In Arthrobacter sp. SLBN-83, one DNA window encodes the following:
- a CDS encoding PH domain-containing protein yields the protein MTADGQLPGQPARPPVAAGPESSRTPDGEWLRVHPASPFVRGWVALAAIAFFFGRDLFERSLQGQPVFEEGFDRRAPWLLGGGAVVLAVAVLGFVLTWYFTKYQVSAGYVRVNSGLLFRQHRQARLDRVQAIDIVQPLLARIFGLAELRFEVADAGESAVRLAYLKIADARQLRATILARASGAVAGAGSGSCSVGGLDGPAGTGHGGSAGPGQLTQPAPEAPEFTVLAVPPSRLIGSLLLSEQSFFIVVGGAASVFLSALTDNRAFYFYLVPAALGLAASYWNFFNKGYNFTAAISPDGIRLRYGLLDTQAQTLPPGRIQAVKVAQPPLWRPFGWYRMQVNVAGYGTSGNAVEGNTRTILLPVGKFADVLAMLSLVLPDPGTDQPEAVFAAGLGGFHSDGGFVTTPRRAWLLAPLAWRRNGFAATDTALLIRSGRWWRELVVVPHQRTQSMALHQGPVARHFRVADLVLHTTAGPVAPRLTQAGLDEARQLFDEQSARARLARKRQTTEQWLRQVVPAVESVAVSSSAVEPAAASEPRTHYQQEGQHHG from the coding sequence GTGACGGCTGACGGCCAGCTGCCCGGGCAGCCGGCCCGGCCTCCTGTGGCGGCCGGCCCGGAAAGCAGCAGAACGCCCGACGGCGAGTGGCTGCGTGTGCATCCGGCGTCACCTTTCGTCCGCGGCTGGGTCGCCCTGGCTGCCATCGCCTTCTTTTTTGGCCGGGACCTTTTTGAGCGTTCCCTGCAGGGCCAGCCAGTTTTTGAGGAGGGGTTTGACCGCCGCGCGCCCTGGCTCCTTGGCGGCGGTGCCGTGGTGCTGGCCGTGGCCGTGCTGGGATTCGTCCTGACCTGGTACTTCACCAAATACCAGGTGTCCGCCGGGTATGTCCGGGTCAACAGCGGGCTCCTCTTCCGGCAGCACCGGCAGGCGCGGCTGGACCGGGTGCAGGCCATCGATATCGTGCAGCCCCTCCTGGCCCGCATCTTTGGCCTGGCCGAACTCAGGTTCGAGGTGGCAGACGCCGGCGAATCAGCGGTGCGGCTGGCTTACCTGAAGATCGCCGATGCCCGCCAACTACGGGCCACCATCCTGGCGCGCGCTTCCGGGGCTGTTGCCGGCGCCGGCTCTGGCAGTTGCTCCGTGGGCGGTTTGGACGGTCCGGCGGGCACTGGTCACGGCGGTTCCGCCGGTCCGGGGCAGCTTACCCAGCCCGCACCCGAGGCGCCGGAGTTTACGGTGCTGGCCGTGCCGCCGTCGCGCCTTATTGGATCGCTGCTGCTGAGTGAGCAAAGCTTCTTCATCGTGGTGGGCGGCGCCGCGTCCGTGTTCCTCTCCGCGCTGACGGACAACCGGGCCTTCTACTTTTACCTGGTGCCCGCCGCGCTTGGCCTCGCGGCAAGCTACTGGAACTTCTTCAACAAGGGGTACAACTTCACCGCGGCCATCTCGCCGGATGGCATCCGGTTGCGGTACGGGCTGCTGGATACCCAGGCGCAGACGCTGCCGCCGGGCCGGATCCAGGCCGTGAAGGTTGCCCAGCCGCCGCTGTGGCGCCCGTTCGGCTGGTACCGGATGCAGGTGAACGTGGCCGGCTACGGGACGTCGGGCAACGCCGTGGAGGGCAATACCAGGACCATCCTGCTGCCGGTAGGTAAATTCGCCGACGTCCTGGCCATGCTCTCGCTGGTCCTGCCCGACCCCGGAACCGACCAGCCGGAGGCGGTTTTCGCTGCCGGGCTTGGTGGCTTCCATTCCGACGGCGGCTTTGTCACCACCCCGCGGCGGGCGTGGCTGCTGGCTCCCCTGGCATGGCGGCGCAACGGCTTTGCGGCCACGGACACGGCGCTGCTGATCCGCTCCGGCCGCTGGTGGCGGGAACTGGTTGTTGTCCCGCACCAGCGCACGCAGTCGATGGCGCTTCACCAAGGGCCCGTGGCACGCCACTTCCGGGTGGCGGACCTGGTGCTGCACACCACCGCCGGGCCGGTGGCCCCGCGGCTGACCCAGGCAGGGTTGGATGAGGCCCGGCAACTCTTTGACGAGCAGTCGGCACGCGCCCGGCTGGCACGGAAGCGTCAAACCACCGAACAATGGTTGCGGCAGGTTGTCCCGGCCGTTGAATCAGTTGCGGTATCCTCGTCGGCCGTCGAGCCTGCGGCTGCATCAGAGCCCCGCACCCACTACCAACAGGAAGGCCAGCACCATGGCTAA
- a CDS encoding type 1 glutamine amidotransferase domain-containing protein: MSEHSIAGKKVAFLLTDGVEQVELTSPWQAVKDAGGEPTLVAPKSGKLQGYNGTDKGDTFDVDLTVAEANASDFDALVLPGGVVNADHLRVDKDAQNFTRSFFEQHKPVASICHGPWLLIEAGVIKGRNVTSYFTLETDLKNAGANWTDEEVVVDQGLVTSRNPDDLPAFNNKLVEEISEGQHAGQTA; this comes from the coding sequence ATGTCAGAGCACAGCATCGCAGGCAAGAAGGTCGCATTCCTGCTGACTGACGGCGTGGAGCAGGTAGAGCTCACCAGTCCCTGGCAGGCAGTGAAGGACGCCGGCGGCGAGCCCACCCTGGTGGCTCCCAAGAGCGGCAAGCTGCAGGGCTACAACGGCACGGACAAGGGAGATACCTTCGACGTGGATCTCACGGTGGCCGAAGCAAACGCTTCCGACTTCGACGCCCTGGTGCTTCCCGGCGGCGTCGTCAACGCGGACCACCTGCGCGTCGACAAGGATGCGCAGAACTTCACCCGCAGCTTCTTCGAACAGCACAAGCCGGTGGCATCGATCTGCCACGGACCCTGGCTGCTGATCGAGGCCGGCGTGATCAAGGGCCGGAACGTCACCTCCTACTTCACGCTGGAAACGGACCTGAAGAACGCGGGCGCCAACTGGACTGATGAGGAAGTGGTGGTGGACCAGGGTCTGGTAACCAGCCGGAACCCGGACGACCTCCCGGCCTTCAACAACAAGCTGGTGGAGGAGATCTCCGAAGGCCAGCACGCAGGCCAGACTGCCTAA
- a CDS encoding HNH endonuclease signature motif containing protein translates to MDCEGAAMASGTAFGSGAAAGSSVDVLQRRYEIRLERLEVIARLEAQLAAMKARDAAEAIGFQQAKTPPGASLHDRTYAEMSVVEEIAGVLTISSAAAGAFLEQSQKVCSPPPVFEALAAGGMSWQHAKVIADETEGLDPAGAAGLVAHFFDPDAPHPARGAAPGDLVPSRFRAKVRGWRERHHPESIEKRHTKGIADRRMEYTPDRDGMARVTLYLPGDTACAIWNRTTATARGLQGPNEPRTLTQLRPDIAASLLLSTGNAMETNRNTTAAATEPVSNDEGPGNDDGTGTAAGSRPVREIGKVPAPRADVLVMVPVFSLLGATDEPAVLDGLGPIPASMARKLVTDGAESFYRVLVDPRDGAPLEIGRKNYRLPETIKRWIRMRDAKCTFPGSTNHSPDNDTDHLQAWKDGGTTGTTNLAQLCPKHHRLKHHSTWTPDPATTNDPPGWTSPTGRHYKPEHPDAEPTYWPQWVMPAGLKSPGAQGPDARCPETKCPDTRCIDARCPTIRSGNICCLEISPEDLPPWEPEDDNFVDDHLIHPDDLPPGYPLWAELLATPLVPSG, encoded by the coding sequence ATGGACTGTGAAGGTGCTGCGATGGCGTCCGGTACTGCTTTTGGTTCGGGTGCTGCTGCTGGTTCCAGTGTTGATGTATTGCAGCGGCGGTACGAGATCCGGCTGGAAAGGCTCGAAGTTATCGCCCGGCTGGAGGCGCAACTCGCCGCGATGAAAGCCCGGGACGCCGCCGAAGCCATCGGGTTCCAGCAGGCCAAAACCCCGCCGGGCGCGTCGCTGCACGACCGCACCTACGCCGAGATGTCCGTGGTGGAGGAGATCGCCGGGGTCCTGACCATCAGCTCCGCCGCGGCCGGGGCGTTCCTGGAACAGTCCCAGAAAGTTTGCTCCCCCCCACCCGTGTTCGAGGCCCTGGCCGCCGGTGGCATGTCCTGGCAGCACGCGAAGGTCATCGCCGATGAAACCGAAGGCCTCGACCCCGCCGGTGCTGCCGGGCTCGTGGCGCACTTCTTCGACCCCGACGCACCCCACCCCGCCCGCGGCGCCGCCCCCGGCGACCTCGTCCCCTCCCGGTTCCGCGCCAAGGTCCGTGGCTGGCGCGAACGCCACCACCCCGAATCCATCGAAAAACGCCACACCAAAGGTATTGCCGACCGACGCATGGAATACACCCCCGACCGCGACGGCATGGCCCGGGTCACGCTCTACCTCCCCGGCGACACCGCCTGCGCCATCTGGAACCGCACCACCGCCACCGCCCGCGGCCTCCAAGGACCCAACGAACCACGCACCCTCACCCAACTCCGCCCCGACATCGCAGCATCACTGCTCCTCAGCACCGGCAACGCCATGGAGACCAACCGCAACACCACCGCCGCAGCAACAGAGCCGGTCAGCAACGATGAAGGACCCGGTAACGACGACGGGACCGGCACCGCTGCCGGTTCGCGGCCCGTCCGGGAGATCGGGAAGGTCCCCGCCCCGCGGGCCGATGTCCTGGTCATGGTGCCGGTGTTCTCCCTGCTGGGTGCGACGGATGAGCCGGCAGTACTTGACGGACTCGGCCCCATCCCCGCGTCAATGGCACGCAAACTCGTCACCGACGGGGCGGAGTCCTTCTACCGCGTCCTGGTCGACCCCAGGGACGGGGCACCACTGGAAATCGGCAGGAAGAACTACCGCCTTCCCGAAACCATCAAACGCTGGATCAGGATGCGCGACGCCAAATGCACCTTCCCCGGCTCCACCAACCACAGCCCCGACAACGACACCGATCACCTCCAAGCTTGGAAAGACGGCGGCACCACCGGCACAACCAACCTGGCACAGCTCTGCCCCAAACATCACCGGCTCAAACACCACAGCACTTGGACACCAGACCCAGCCACCACCAACGACCCACCCGGCTGGACCTCACCCACCGGCCGCCACTACAAACCCGAACACCCAGACGCCGAACCCACGTACTGGCCGCAATGGGTGATGCCCGCCGGACTGAAGTCTCCTGGCGCCCAGGGCCCCGACGCCAGATGCCCGGAAACCAAGTGTCCGGACACCAGGTGTATCGACGCCCGCTGTCCCACCATCCGCTCCGGCAATATCTGCTGCCTTGAGATCAGCCCCGAAGACCTGCCTCCCTGGGAACCGGAGGACGACAACTTCGTAGACGACCACCTCATACACCCCGACGACCTGCCACCGGGCTATCCACTCTGGGCCGAACTCCTCGCGACGCCGCTCGTACCCTCCGGATGA
- a CDS encoding MDR family MFS transporter, with translation MSTEVSPNAGGQPVPGEGTRDEFRGGARQGAQTAAPEKMSRESVTIISTLLVATFVVILNETIMNVALQRLMVDLRVDAPTVQWLSTGFMLTMAVVIPTTGFILQRLSTRAVFMLAMGLFAGGTALAAVAPGFEVLLLARIVQAGGTAIMLPLLMTTILTLVPLAKRGAVMGNVSIAISVAPAMGPTVSGLILEHFTWRFMFVFVLPVALAALAIGAKYLTNVGEVEKARLDVPSVILTVPAFGGLVYGLSQIGGGHGGQAGPGAGAIAALVIGVAALAVFVLRQVRLQKAAAPLLDLRAFNFRMFTVSVLLMVVAMMALFGGVILLPLYLQQVRGLGSLETGLALLPGGLAMGLLGPVIGRAFDKVGPLPLTVTGSVLMVVTLWQFSMLDAGTAVWWIITLHVGLSFGLALLFTPAFTTGLNPLPPHLYSHGSAIMSTTQQVAGAAGTALLVSIFAVVSAASGLVAGMSAAFMTATVIAFAAVVLSAMMRKTEGAGPAHGAGH, from the coding sequence ATGTCTACCGAAGTCTCTCCGAACGCCGGCGGCCAGCCCGTCCCAGGCGAAGGCACCCGCGACGAATTCCGCGGTGGAGCCCGCCAAGGCGCCCAAACCGCTGCGCCGGAGAAGATGTCGCGGGAGTCCGTGACCATCATCAGCACGCTGCTGGTGGCGACGTTCGTGGTGATCCTCAACGAGACCATCATGAACGTCGCCCTGCAGCGGCTCATGGTGGACCTGCGCGTGGACGCCCCTACCGTCCAGTGGCTGTCCACCGGCTTCATGCTCACCATGGCCGTGGTCATCCCCACCACCGGCTTCATCCTCCAGCGCCTCTCCACGCGCGCCGTATTCATGCTGGCCATGGGCCTGTTTGCCGGCGGAACCGCACTTGCCGCGGTGGCCCCGGGATTCGAGGTCCTGCTGCTGGCCCGCATCGTCCAAGCCGGCGGCACCGCGATCATGCTGCCGCTGCTGATGACCACCATCCTCACCCTGGTCCCGCTGGCCAAGCGCGGCGCCGTCATGGGCAACGTGAGCATCGCCATCTCGGTTGCGCCGGCAATGGGTCCCACGGTTTCCGGGCTGATCCTGGAGCACTTCACCTGGCGCTTCATGTTCGTCTTCGTCCTGCCGGTGGCCCTCGCGGCGCTGGCCATCGGCGCCAAGTACCTCACCAACGTCGGCGAGGTGGAAAAGGCGCGGCTGGATGTACCGTCCGTCATCCTCACCGTCCCCGCCTTCGGCGGCCTGGTCTACGGGCTCAGCCAGATCGGCGGCGGCCACGGCGGCCAGGCCGGTCCGGGTGCCGGCGCCATCGCGGCCCTGGTGATCGGCGTCGCTGCCCTGGCCGTGTTCGTCCTCCGCCAGGTCCGGCTGCAGAAGGCCGCCGCGCCGTTGCTGGACCTGCGCGCCTTCAACTTCCGGATGTTTACTGTCTCGGTCCTGCTGATGGTGGTGGCCATGATGGCCCTGTTCGGCGGGGTCATCCTGCTTCCGCTCTACCTCCAGCAGGTCCGCGGCCTCGGCTCGCTCGAAACCGGCCTTGCGCTGCTCCCTGGCGGCCTGGCCATGGGCCTGCTGGGCCCCGTGATCGGCCGCGCGTTCGACAAGGTGGGCCCACTGCCGCTCACCGTCACCGGATCCGTCCTGATGGTGGTGACCCTCTGGCAGTTTTCAATGCTCGACGCCGGCACGGCAGTCTGGTGGATCATCACCCTTCACGTGGGGCTGAGTTTTGGCCTGGCGCTGCTGTTCACCCCTGCCTTCACCACCGGGCTGAACCCGCTGCCGCCGCACCTCTACTCCCACGGGTCAGCGATCATGAGCACCACCCAGCAGGTGGCCGGTGCCGCCGGTACGGCACTGCTGGTGTCCATCTTCGCGGTGGTGAGTGCGGCTTCAGGGCTCGTCGCCGGGATGAGTGCCGCGTTCATGACGGCAACCGTCATAGCCTTTGCCGCCGTCGTGCTTTCCGCCATGATGCGCAAGACCGAAGGTGCCGGTCCGGCCCACGGCGCAGGACACTAG
- a CDS encoding Rossmann-like and DUF2520 domain-containing protein yields MAKPGRLGVGIIGAGKVGAVLGAALRAAEHAVVGVSAVSDASRERAETLLPGVPILEVQDIVERAELVLLAVPDDALPDLVEGLAKLGAWQPGQLVAHTSGRFGVGVLHPVRAAGAVPLALHPAMTFTGMSLDLTRLLDCTFGVTADAPMLPIAQALVVEMGAEPVAIAEADRTLYHAALAHGSNHLVTLVAQASQLLREVGVESPERMLGPLLRATLENALASGESALTGPVARGDVGTVRAHAEALREYDAGGHGDVLEAYLAMARATALRAEGRALLKPDQLKGLHEALDPKED; encoded by the coding sequence ATGGCTAAGCCCGGACGCCTCGGCGTCGGAATCATCGGCGCCGGCAAGGTGGGGGCGGTGCTTGGTGCCGCCCTCCGCGCAGCCGAGCACGCCGTCGTCGGGGTTTCGGCGGTCTCGGACGCCAGCCGGGAGCGGGCCGAAACCCTGCTCCCCGGCGTGCCCATCCTGGAAGTGCAGGACATCGTGGAGCGCGCGGAACTGGTGCTGCTGGCAGTGCCGGACGACGCGCTGCCGGATTTGGTGGAGGGGCTGGCCAAGCTCGGCGCCTGGCAGCCCGGCCAGCTCGTGGCGCACACCTCCGGCCGGTTCGGCGTCGGTGTACTTCATCCAGTCCGCGCCGCGGGCGCCGTTCCACTGGCACTGCACCCAGCCATGACCTTCACCGGCATGAGCCTGGACCTCACCCGGCTGCTGGACTGCACCTTCGGGGTGACGGCCGACGCGCCCATGCTGCCCATCGCCCAGGCGCTGGTGGTGGAGATGGGGGCGGAGCCCGTAGCCATTGCCGAGGCGGACCGGACGCTCTACCACGCAGCCCTGGCCCACGGGTCCAACCATCTGGTCACCCTGGTGGCGCAGGCGTCGCAACTGCTGCGCGAGGTGGGCGTTGAATCGCCCGAGCGTATGCTGGGGCCGCTGCTGCGGGCCACCCTGGAGAACGCGCTGGCCTCGGGGGAGTCTGCGCTGACTGGTCCGGTCGCACGCGGGGACGTGGGAACGGTGCGCGCGCACGCCGAGGCGTTGCGGGAGTACGACGCCGGCGGGCACGGTGATGTGCTGGAGGCCTACCTTGCGATGGCACGCGCCACAGCCCTCCGCGCCGAAGGGCGCGCACTGCTGAAACCCGACCAGCTGAAGGGGCTGCACGAGGCCCTCGATCCGAAGGAGGACTGA
- a CDS encoding 4-phosphopantoate--beta-alanine ligase has protein sequence MSIQLVTTVASLRAESARLLSAKQGTSQALVPTMGALHEGHATLARTAVENNDVVVASIFVNPLQFGDAVDLDRYPRTLDADLALLEEQGVDLAFAPSVEEVYPGGEPLVRITSGRLGEKWEGASRPGHFDGALTVVAKLLHYGMPAAGLPAGSAGTSGGNLPAYRAYFGQKDAQQLALVRRMAADLNFPVEIVGVPTVRADDGLALSSRNRFLSDDERDAALVLSRALRLLEERANAHEPLDLDSALAMVESQPLVELDYFDVVDPGTLEPLAENCRETPFRGEALALIAAKVGPVRLIDNVPLSS, from the coding sequence ATGTCCATTCAACTTGTCACCACCGTGGCCAGCTTGCGGGCCGAAAGTGCCCGGCTCCTTAGCGCCAAGCAAGGCACTTCGCAGGCATTGGTGCCTACCATGGGTGCACTCCACGAAGGCCATGCCACACTGGCCCGCACCGCCGTCGAAAACAATGACGTGGTGGTGGCGAGCATCTTCGTCAACCCCCTTCAGTTCGGCGACGCCGTGGACCTGGACCGCTACCCGCGAACGCTTGATGCAGACCTTGCCCTGCTGGAGGAACAGGGCGTGGACCTGGCCTTTGCGCCCTCCGTGGAGGAGGTCTATCCCGGCGGGGAGCCTTTGGTGCGGATCACCTCCGGACGCCTTGGGGAGAAGTGGGAGGGTGCCTCCCGGCCCGGCCACTTCGACGGCGCCCTGACTGTTGTTGCCAAACTGCTGCACTACGGGATGCCGGCGGCCGGCCTTCCGGCCGGATCTGCGGGCACATCCGGGGGCAACCTCCCCGCCTACCGGGCTTACTTCGGCCAGAAGGACGCCCAGCAGCTGGCCCTGGTCCGGCGGATGGCTGCGGACCTGAACTTCCCCGTGGAGATTGTGGGCGTGCCCACGGTCCGCGCTGACGACGGCCTGGCCTTGTCCAGCCGGAACCGCTTCCTGTCCGATGACGAACGCGATGCCGCGCTGGTCCTGTCCAGGGCGCTGCGCCTGCTGGAAGAGCGGGCGAACGCCCACGAGCCACTGGACCTTGATTCTGCGCTGGCGATGGTTGAGTCCCAGCCCCTGGTGGAACTGGACTACTTCGATGTGGTGGATCCGGGGACCCTTGAGCCGCTGGCGGAGAACTGCCGGGAAACTCCCTTCCGCGGCGAGGCCCTGGCGCTTATCGCGGCCAAGGTGGGCCCCGTGCGGCTGATCGACAACGTCCCGCTGAGTTCCTGA
- a CDS encoding DUF3180 domain-containing protein, whose protein sequence is MKPINPLRLLLIGVILAIAGWSATVVTSRYSIATPVLPATALATMGVIVIITLILGIRILRWRNSHKPNSTAKKTQLDPLLAARTLVLAQACAYAGTVLLGWHVGIFLDQLRIWSMRSDQGITWLALAMAGGGLVMIVVGLIVERFCKIPPEDGDPNLDGKKGRPARGEAAGEGEYAYRGD, encoded by the coding sequence ATGAAACCCATCAACCCCCTACGCCTGCTGCTGATCGGTGTCATCCTCGCCATCGCCGGCTGGTCTGCCACAGTGGTGACCAGCCGGTACAGCATCGCAACGCCGGTCCTGCCTGCCACTGCGCTGGCCACCATGGGCGTCATCGTCATCATCACGCTGATCCTCGGCATCCGCATCCTGAGGTGGCGCAACAGCCACAAGCCCAACAGCACGGCTAAGAAGACGCAGTTGGACCCCCTCCTGGCCGCCCGGACCCTGGTCCTGGCCCAGGCCTGCGCGTACGCCGGAACAGTGCTGCTCGGCTGGCATGTGGGCATCTTCCTGGACCAGTTGCGAATCTGGAGCATGCGCAGCGACCAGGGAATCACCTGGCTGGCGTTGGCCATGGCCGGCGGCGGCCTGGTGATGATCGTGGTGGGGCTCATTGTGGAGCGGTTCTGCAAGATTCCGCCCGAAGACGGTGACCCAAACCTGGACGGGAAAAAGGGCCGCCCTGCCCGCGGGGAGGCCGCTGGGGAAGGCGAATATGCGTACCGAGGCGATTGA
- a CDS encoding PH domain-containing protein — MRTEAIDPPGIAWQRVSPKYITVRLVEWALANLAAVLVLSAPLVFVLLGWWRWPPLWLAITVPAVMTVVAVWRLVLIPRQVRAIGYAERGDDLLVRSGIFFQRTMAVPYGRMQYVDIAVGPVERGLGLCTVKLHTASPGTNARIPGLPAAEGARLREQLAARGEARLAGL, encoded by the coding sequence ATGCGTACCGAGGCGATTGACCCGCCGGGTATCGCCTGGCAGCGGGTGTCACCAAAGTACATAACAGTCCGCCTCGTGGAATGGGCCCTGGCCAACCTGGCGGCGGTCCTGGTCCTTTCCGCTCCGCTGGTGTTTGTCCTCCTCGGCTGGTGGCGCTGGCCCCCGCTGTGGCTGGCCATTACCGTTCCGGCCGTCATGACTGTGGTTGCCGTATGGCGGCTGGTGCTGATCCCGCGGCAGGTCAGGGCCATTGGCTACGCTGAGCGCGGTGACGACTTGCTGGTCAGGAGCGGCATCTTCTTCCAGCGCACCATGGCCGTTCCTTACGGGCGCATGCAGTACGTGGATATCGCCGTCGGCCCCGTGGAGCGCGGCCTGGGGCTGTGTACCGTGAAGCTCCATACGGCATCGCCCGGCACCAACGCCCGCATCCCCGGCCTTCCGGCTGCTGAAGGCGCGCGGCTCCGGGAACAGCTGGCCGCCCGCGGCGAAGCCAGGCTGGCAGGGCTGTGA
- the folK gene encoding 2-amino-4-hydroxy-6-hydroxymethyldihydropteridine diphosphokinase has translation MNGIYTKAVLALGSNLGERNETLTEAVADLVDPPEVRLLAVSPIVQTKAVGGPAGQPDFLNMVITVETSLTPMELLKHCQAVENKHLRVREVHWGPRTLDVDIIIYGDLRSDDPALTLPHPRASSRAFVLYPWSLIEPAATLGGERISALAAQADDFAGLAPFDGFGDFDGMPTAGAVEER, from the coding sequence ATGAACGGCATCTACACCAAGGCGGTGCTCGCCCTCGGCAGCAACCTTGGTGAGCGGAACGAGACCCTGACCGAGGCCGTGGCGGACCTGGTGGATCCGCCGGAGGTGCGCCTCCTTGCCGTCTCACCCATTGTCCAGACGAAGGCCGTGGGCGGACCCGCCGGACAGCCCGACTTCCTGAACATGGTCATTACCGTGGAAACCAGCCTCACGCCCATGGAACTGCTGAAACACTGCCAGGCCGTGGAGAACAAGCACCTCCGCGTCCGCGAGGTGCACTGGGGGCCGCGGACGCTCGACGTCGACATCATCATCTACGGGGACCTCCGCAGCGACGATCCCGCCCTGACGCTTCCGCACCCCCGTGCGTCCTCCCGCGCGTTCGTCCTCTACCCCTGGTCGCTGATCGAACCGGCTGCCACCCTGGGGGGCGAAAGGATCAGCGCGTTGGCCGCCCAGGCGGATGACTTCGCCGGCCTGGCACCCTTCGACGGCTTCGGCGACTTTGACGGGATGCCCACGGCCGGCGCGGTGGAGGAGCGATGA
- a CDS encoding TetR/AcrR family transcriptional regulator, with translation MDPNADFSPSAAALTAGAAVAPAHPTEPANLTDLANPAEHANPAERILSVAYELFSRRGIRDVGVNELIERSGVAKATFYRHFPSKDSLVLAFLERRDRQWTVDAILTEARRRGSTPVEQLLAIFDVFGDWFQRDDFEACSFVNVLLEMGPAHPLGQASIDYLARIRGHIQALAEEAGLVRAEEFARSCQILMKGSIISATEGDWLAAQRAQQMAVWLIEHHRA, from the coding sequence ATGGATCCCAATGCAGATTTCTCACCGTCTGCCGCGGCTCTCACAGCCGGGGCGGCGGTTGCTCCTGCCCACCCCACAGAGCCTGCCAACCTCACGGATCTTGCCAACCCGGCAGAGCATGCCAACCCTGCGGAGCGGATCCTTTCGGTGGCGTACGAGCTGTTTTCGCGGCGGGGGATCCGCGACGTTGGCGTCAACGAGCTCATCGAACGGTCCGGCGTAGCCAAGGCCACTTTTTACCGGCATTTTCCCTCGAAGGACTCGTTGGTGCTGGCGTTCCTCGAGCGGCGGGACCGGCAGTGGACGGTTGACGCCATCCTTACTGAGGCGCGCCGCCGGGGGAGTACGCCGGTAGAGCAGTTGCTGGCCATTTTTGACGTGTTTGGCGACTGGTTCCAGCGTGATGACTTCGAAGCCTGCTCTTTCGTCAACGTCCTGCTGGAAATGGGTCCTGCCCACCCCTTGGGCCAGGCCAGCATCGACTACTTGGCCAGAATCCGAGGACATATCCAGGCGTTGGCAGAAGAAGCCGGCCTGGTGCGTGCTGAAGAATTTGCCCGTTCCTGCCAGATCCTGATGAAGGGCTCAATCATCTCGGCCACCGAGGGAGACTGGCTGGCCGCACAGCGAGCCCAGCAGATGGCGGTCTGGCTCATCGAGCACCACAGGGCTTAG
- a CDS encoding alpha/beta fold hydrolase has protein sequence MTRENIRTPDGGTVELFSTGADLASAGSGVVVVPPSMVTAADYTKFAQKLSASLGRPVHTFNRRGRGSSSPQPEDYTLDVDIRDLDTVMKHTSSTDVFGHSFGGAVALHAARTLPVERLAVYDPAVSVNGSVTATWIGEYEKAIAAGDDDRALAVIQRGLEAGGSFSSRMPLSMLTLANKLTAGTSEGKQQRELMRTGVREIKAIIAADMPAEPFLDLPLETLIVVGEKSPAYFGIACGQIHDVLSGSSYTILPGFGHDGAIKAPDKLIKELSDFFAG, from the coding sequence ATGACGCGAGAGAACATCAGGACCCCCGACGGCGGCACTGTGGAGCTCTTTTCCACCGGCGCGGACCTGGCTTCGGCAGGTTCGGGCGTGGTGGTGGTGCCGCCCTCCATGGTGACGGCCGCTGACTACACCAAGTTTGCCCAGAAACTGAGCGCTTCCCTGGGCCGGCCGGTGCACACCTTCAACCGGCGCGGCCGCGGCTCGTCGTCGCCCCAGCCCGAGGACTACACGCTGGACGTGGACATCCGGGACCTGGATACCGTCATGAAGCATACCTCCAGCACGGACGTCTTCGGCCACAGCTTCGGCGGTGCCGTTGCCCTGCACGCCGCGCGGACCCTGCCGGTGGAGCGCCTCGCCGTTTATGATCCCGCGGTGTCCGTGAACGGCAGCGTCACCGCCACCTGGATCGGTGAGTACGAGAAGGCCATCGCCGCCGGTGACGATGACCGCGCCCTCGCCGTGATCCAGCGGGGCCTGGAAGCCGGTGGATCCTTCTCATCGCGCATGCCGCTCTCCATGCTCACCCTGGCCAACAAGCTGACCGCGGGCACGAGCGAAGGCAAGCAGCAGCGGGAACTCATGCGCACCGGCGTCCGTGAGATCAAGGCGATCATCGCGGCGGACATGCCTGCGGAGCCGTTCCTGGACCTGCCCCTGGAGACGCTGATCGTGGTGGGCGAAAAGAGCCCGGCCTACTTCGGCATTGCCTGCGGCCAGATCCACGACGTACTGTCCGGCTCCAGCTACACCATCCTGCCCGGCTTCGGCCACGACGGCGCCATCAAGGCCCCGGACAAGCTGATCAAGGAACTGAGCGACTTCTTCGCCGGCTAG